CGTTATAATGCTCTGGTCAAATTCGGGAAGGGTGGAATTTACAAGCTCCGTTCGGTTCTGGTCTCCCATGAGCGACTTTCTCTATAAATCCGTGGAATCGTTCGGGAGCAAAATAAAAGGACGGCCATTCCATCTGGATCGAAGTATTCCACTCTCCTTATTGCTGGGATTGATGCTCCGGCGCGCCATCTGGCTGATGCGCGGCGTCTTCAAACTTCTATTTCTGCAGCGTCGCGTCGCAACTGTATTTATGGCCAAAGGCGTCAATCTCCGTGGCGCGTCGCTCATTCGTTTTGGCAAAGGCGTGACTCTGGAGCGCGGCGTCATCATTGACGGTCTCATGCGCAAAGGTGTTGTGCTGGGTGACAACGTGAAGATTGGCGCTTACTCGGTGATCGTGGGCGCGCCCGCATCCAACCTCGGTGAAGGCATCAGCATGGGAGCCAATTCCGCCGTCGATGCTTATTCCTTCCTCGGCAGCTCCGGGTTCATCTCCATCGGCGAAAACGTGATCATGGGCCAGCACGTGGGATTTCATCCGGAAAACCACAACTTTGATCGGACTGATATTCCGATTCGCGAGCAGGGCACCACGCGCGTGGGCATCATTATTGAAGACGATGTCTGGGTGGGGTCGAACGCAATTTTTCTCGATGGCGCGCATGTGGGCAAAGGATGCGTGATAGGCGCGGGCAGTGTGGTGCGCGGCAACATTCCACCGTATTCGATAGCGGTAGGCGTGCCGGCAAAAGTTGTGCGTTCCAGAATGCCCGGAGAACAAGTCCCGCATTCGGGCGCGACCGGAGCGGATTGAGGCCGCTGCAATGAAAAATTTCTTTCGCGTGGCGCTGAGTCTTGGAGTGCTCGCCGGTCTTGTGCTGCTGGAATGCAAGCGCCCGTTGCGACGCGATCGTGAATCCAAACTTCGCCGCAATACCCGCAACCTGGCCGTTGCCGCGCTAGGCGCGCTCACCGTGCAACTTCTGGAAGCGCCCGCCGTCCAGCCTCTGGCGCGATCGGTGGAGAAAAGAAGGCTAGGTCTGCTGAAGCAGGTGCACCTGCCACGACCACTTGAGATTGTCACCGCTGTTCTGCTGATGGATTACACGCTCTATCTCTGGCACGTGCTCACGCACCGTGTTCCATTCTTGTGGCGATTTCATGCAGTCCATCACGTTGATCTGGATCTGGACGCGTCCACCGCGCTCCGATTCCACTTCGGCGAACTCGCGGTTTCGATGCCGTATCGCGCCGCGCAAGTTCTGCTGATCGGCGTTGATACTGAAGCGCTCAGTTACTGGCAGCTGTTTCTTTCGCTATCAATCCTGTTTCACCATTCCAATGTCCGTCTGCCTCGCCGATTGGAATCTGCGCTGAGCTGGTTTCTGGTTACGCCGCGCATGCACGGCATTCATCATTCGAATGAACCGGACGAAGCCAATACCAACTGGTCAAGCGGCCTGGCGTGCTGGGACCGTATTCATCGCACTTTTCGGCTCGATGTGCCGCAGGAAGAGATAACCATCGGCGTGAAAGGGATTGATACAGAAGACCGCGTGCGGCTGCCGGAAATTCTTACTCAGCCATTTCGCAACATCCCTGAAGTCGAAGCTTTCTTGCGAGCCCCTGAAGCGGACTAGTCGCTCGCGTTTGCCACGCCGGCTTTTACCACGCGCGGAGAGCCCTTCTGCAACTCATGTTTCGCCAGGGATTCAAGATGGACTTCGTCGGGGCCGTCCGCCAGACGCAGAGTCCTTACGTTGGCCCATGCGCCCGCCAGGAACGTATCCTGTGAAACGCCTGCCCCTCCATGCGCCTGAATCGCGCGATCCAGCACACGCAAAGTCACGTTGGGAGCCAGGACTTTAATCATTGCGATTTCCGCCCGTGCTTCCTTGTTGCCCACGGTATCCATCATGTAGGCAGCTTTCAAGGTGAGCAGTCGCGCCTGCTCAATCTCCATGCGGGATTGCGCAATGTCCGCCCGCAGCGTGCCTTGTTCCGCCAGCGGCTTGCCAAATGCCACGCGCATTTTCACGCGTTGGCACATCGTTTCCAGCGCGCGCTCCGCTACCCCGATGCAGCGCATGCAATGATGAATGCGCCCCGGCCCCAGTCGGCCCTGGGCAATCTCAAAGCCGCGTCCTTCGCCCAGCAGCATGTTTGTTACCGGAATGCGAACATTCTCAAAATTTACTTCACCGTGCCCGTGCGGCGCGTGATCGTAACCAAACACGGTCAGCATCCGCTCAATCTTCACTCCCGGCGCGTCCATGGGCACCAGCACCATGGATTGCTGCTGATGTTTCCTGGCCGTTGGATCGGTTTTGCCCATAAAGATCGCAATCTTGCAGCGCGGATCGCCCGCTCCAGATGACCACCACTTGCGGCCATTCAAAACGTATTCATTGCCTTCACGCCGAATGCTGGCCTGAATGTTTGTCGCGTCTGACGAAGCGACAGCCGGCTCTGTCATGGCGAAGCAAGACCGTATCTCTCCCGCCAGCAGCGGCTTCAGCCAGCGTTCTTTTTGTTCGGGCGTTCCGTAGCGTGCCAGCACTTCCATGTTGCCGGTATCGGGCGCGGAACAATTGAACACTTCCGGCGCAAGAATGCTGCGGCCCATGATTTCGCATAGCGGGGCGTATTCCAGATTGGTAAGCCCTGCGCCCTGGTCGTCATCGGGCAGAAACAAATTCCACAACCCGGCGGCGCGTGCCTTGGGCTTCAGTTCCTCAATTATCTTGGTTGGGGCCCAGCGGTCATTCTCAATTTCCTGGTAGAAGCGCTTCTCGTTCGGATAAATATGCTCTTCCATGAAAGCGCGTAAACGCTGCTGCAAGGATTTGACTTTGTCGGTGTAATCAAAATTCATATTGGCGGTCCTTAAGCGCGGCTTGGGCTTCTATAAGGCTAGTCGATTTACCGTGATTCATCAAATGAATCATTGGAATAGTGTAAAATTTATGGCGTGCATCTGAGCCAGGTCGATCTTAACCTGTTTGTTGTGCTGGAGGCCATTTACCGCGAAGGCAATCTCACGCGCGCGGGCCGCCAGCTCAAGCTCACGCAGCCGGCCATGAGCCACGCGCTCAAGCGGCTGCGCGAACTGCTGCAGGACCCTCTTTTTATCCGTGAAGGCGCCAACATGGTTCCAACGCCGTTCAGCCGCAACATGATTAATGAAGTTCGCCAGGCGCTGCAGATCCTGGAAGTAAATCTTTATGAGAACCGCAATTTTGATCCGGCCCACACGCGGCGTAATTTTCAGATCGGCTTCTGGGAGTTGATGGAATCCACCATTCTGCCTCCGCTGGCAAAAGTTCTGGCCCGCGCGGCGCCGGAGATTTCGATCACTACATTGCGCGTCAAGCGCCGTGAGATTGAGCAGGAACTGGCCAGCGGCACCTTGGACCTTGTTCTGGATGTCCCTATTACCATCAGTGATAACGTTCGCCAGCAGCCGTTATTTTCCGATCGCGTGGTAGTCATGGCGCGCAAGGGGCATCCGGCCGTCGGGAGTGGACTCGATCTCGACACGTATCTCCGGCAGGACCATGTTCTTGTCTCGTCGCGGCGTCTCGGTCCCAGCCTGGTGGATACTGAATTGAACCGCTTGGGCCGCAAGCGCCGGATCGTCCTGCGCTGCCAGCATTATTTTGCCGCCTGCCGCGTCGTCGGTGAAACGGACATGCTGCTGACCATCCCGGAGCATTACGCGCAAATGCTCAACACGGGTTTTGATCATCGGCTGTATCCGTTTCCGTTAAAGAGCCTGCAACAGCTGGAGATTCATATGTACTGGCATGAAAGCGCGGAAAATGATCCGCCGAACCGCTGGCTGCGCGAGCAGATCAAAAAGGTTGTGGATGGAATATTCTCGGAGCCTGCGCCTGAGGTGCGTAGCCGCGCTCGCCGCTCTGAAAAATCGCGGCCCAGGCCGCAACTCATGAGGAGAAGCCCATGAAAGCAGCAGTCTTGCACGAATTGAAGAAACCATTCGTTATCGAGGAAGTTGAACGCCCCAAGCCCGGCCAAGGCGAAGTCCTGATCAAGGTGGAGGCCTGCGGTGTTTGCCATTCTGACCTGCATGTGGCCGAAGGCGATTGGAAACAATTCGGTGGGATCACCAAGCTGCCGCTCATCGTTGGACATGAAGTCGCCGGGAAAGTAGTTGAAGTCGGCCCCGGCGTGAAGGAGCTCAAAGTCGGCGACCGTGTCGGCGTGCCGTGGATTTTCTGGACTTGCGGTGAATGTGAATTCTGCCGTGAAGGCAATGAGAATCTTTGCGTGAAGCAGAAGATTACCGGCGTTACGGTCGATGGCGGCTATGCGGAGTACATCAAAGCGCCGGCTACCCATGCGACAAAAATTCCTGACTCGGTTTCATCCGTGCAGGCCGCGCCGCTCTTTTGCGCGGGTGTTACGGTCTATCGCGCCATCATGCAGGCCAAACCGCAACGCGGACAGCGGCTCGCGGTCTTCGGCGTCGGCGGCCTAGGACATCTGGCGATTCAGATCGGTGTACATCTCGGTCTGGAAGTTTCGGCGGTAGATGTGGCCGATGACAAGCTAGAGTTGGCCAAGACGCTGGGCGCGGCCAATACGTTTAACGCTGCGACATCAAACGTTGTAAAAGAAATGCGCCGTCGCGGCAGCGCCCACATCGTCCTGGTCACGTCAGGCTCCAAAGCCGCGTATGACACGGGGTTCTATTGTGTGCGTCCTACCGGCACTCTGCTTGCCGTGGGCCTTCCGGCAGAGATCTGTTTTCCACCAATCATGATGGCGGCCGGCGAGGTCAACATAAAAGCGTCAGCGGTCGGCACGCGCAAAGATCTGGAGCACGTTTTGGCGCTGGCTGCTCAAGGCAAATTGCACTGCCAGGTGGCCACGCGTCCGCTGGCTGATGTGAATGCAATCTTCGAAGATATGCGTGGCGGAAAAATTTCCGGACGCATCGTTCTCACCATGTAATCATGCCCGAAAGCGACGATGCTGCACGCTGGTTTATATTGGATTCAGGAGCACTTTTGAGGGAATAGATGAGAGAAGCGGTGGTAGTTACAAGCTCGCGCACGGCGCTGGCAAAATCGTTTCGCGGATCGTTCAACGCAACGCGTCCTGACGACCTGGCGGCACACTGCATAAAGGATGTGCTGCGCAAAACGCCGAAACTCGATCTCAGCGAAATTGAAGACGTAATACTCGGCTGCGGGCAGCCGCACGGCCCGCAGGGCCACAACGTAGCGCGCGTCGCCGCCATGCTTGCGGGACTTCCGTCGTCAGTGGCGGGGACTACCGTGAATCGTTTTTGCTCGTCGGGTTTGCAGGCTATTGCCATGGCGGCGCACCAGATCATGCATGAAGGCGTCGACGCGGCAATTGGCGGCGGAGTGGAAAGCATCAGCATGGCGGTCCGCGACGCGAGCCCAAATCCTCTCCTGCAATCAACCATGCCGGGAATTTACATGGTGATGGGCGATACCGCGGAAGTTGTGGCGAAGCGCTACAAGGTCAGCCGGCAGGTCCAGGATGAATATTCTCTGCTTAGCCAGCAGCGCACCGCCCGCGCCCAGCAGGAAGGCTTTTTCAAGAAAGAGATTGCGCCCATCAAGGTAACCAAGTCCGTATTGGACAAGAAGACGAATGAAGTGATCGGCAAAGAAGAAGTGGTGGCCGATAAAGACGAATGCAACCGGCCCGACACTACGCTCGAAGGCCTGCTGGCGCTCAAGCCTCACTTTGATCCGACGAGTGGCCAGGGTTCAGTCACGGCAGGCAATTCGTCGCAACTGTCTGACGGCGCTTCCGCTACGCTACTCATGTCGCGCGAACGCGCTGACCAGCTCGGCATTCCTTATCAACTGGTTTTTCGCGGCTTCCAGGTGTCCGGCTGCAATGCCGACGAAATGGGCATCGGCCCGATTTTTGCCGTGCCCAAACTTCTTAAGCGCGCAGGATTAAAGATGGACGACATCGACATCTGGGAGCTGAATGAAGCTTTCGCCGTGCAGGTTGTGTATTGCTTCCATCATCTCGGCATCGATCCTGAGAAGCTGAACGTGAACGGCGGGTCAATTTCCATCGGTCATCCCTTTGGCATGACTGGATCGCGCATGGTGGGTACTATGGCCAATGAGATGGAGCGGCGGAAACATCGCTATGGCGTGGTGACCATGTGCGTTGGCGGCGGACAGGGAGCAGCCGGTCTCTTTGAGCGGGCTACCTAAGGAGTTTTTATGGCGACGACAACTTCCATTCGTGCGTTCAAGAAAGGCGCGGGGTTTCTGCTGGAAGACACGCCGGCGGAAGAAATTTTTACGCGCGAGCAGCTGAGTGAAGAGCACATCGCCATTGAGCGCACGGTGGAAGAGTTCTGGGCCAATGAAGTGGAGCCGAATCTGCCTGCTATCCGCCAGAAAAAACCCGGCGTCGCGCTGGAAGTACTGAGGAAGTCAGCCAGACTTGGATTGCTCGGCATCTCTGTGCCGGAAAAATTTGGCGGCATGGAAATGGACCTGCCTTCAGTCATGGTGGTGGCCGAAGTGATGGGACGCGATGCGTCGTATGCAGGCTGGCATTCCGCGCACACCGGCATTGGATCACTGCCAATTCTTTTCTTCGGTTCGGAGCAACAAAAAGAAAAATATCTTCCGCGCCTTGTGAGCGGCGAGCTGCTGGCCGCGTATGCGCTCACTGAACCGCTTGCAGGCTCTGATGCGCTGGCTGCACGCACCCGCGCCGATCTGAGCGCTGACGGCAAGCATTACATTCTGAACGGACAGAAGATGTGGATCACCAATGGCGGCGCGGCGGATGTGTTCATCGTGTTTGCCAAAGTGGGTGGAGAGAAGTTCACGGCATTCATCGTGGAACGCGCATTTGGTGGCCTGACCAGCGGCGCTGAAGAACACAAGATGGGCATCCAGGGCAGTTCCACCACCGCCATCTACTTTGACAATGTAAAAGTGCCGGTAGAGAACGTGCTGGGCGAAATTGGTCGCGGACACGTGATTGCTTTCAATATCCTCAATATTGGGCGGCTCAAGCTGGGGCCGGCCGTGATGGGCGCGGCCAAAAGCATTCTTGCCACCAGCATTAAATATGCCAAGCAGCGCAAAGCGTTCGGCGTGGCCATTGCCAGCTTCGGGGCCATGCAGCATAAGCTGGCGGAGATGGCGATCAGGATTTTTGCTACTGAATCCATGGCTTGGCGTGTGGTAGGACTGATTCAAGCACAATTGAGCGGCGCGGAACACGGCAGCGCCGATTCCGCCAAGGTTGAACTCAAGGCCGCTGAGGAATACGCGGCTGAATGCTCAATGGTAAAAGTTTTTGCCGCGGAGATGCTGGATTACGTGGCCGACGAGGGTGTACAGATTCACGGCGGCTATGGATTCCACCAGGACTATGCCGTCGAGCGCTACTACCGTGACGCGCGCATCAACCGTCTTTTTGAAGGCACCAGTGAAATCAATCGTTTGGTGATCTCGGGTATGCCGTTAAAACGTGCAGCACGCGGTCTCCTGCCATTGCTGGAAGCCGCACAAAAGGAATTACGCGACACCAATCGCCAAGATGAAAGCGGCGCTGATCCGGAAACGGGCCTTGTCCGCAATACAAAAAGAATTGCATTGTTTACTCTGGGGGTTGCACATCAGAAACACGGCGCGGACTTGGAGAAACATCAGGAAGTGGTGATGAGTCTTTCTGATCTTTTCATGGAAACCTTTGCCATGGAATCCACTTTGCTCCGCTGCCGGAATCTTGCCGCAAACGGGAACAGCACCGCCAAAGATATCTGCCAGGTCTTTCTTCGCGACGCCATCACCAGGATGCAGGCAGCTTCGCAAAATGTGCTGAGCGCCTGTTCCGGTAACGATCTGGAGCACCACATGACGAGGCTGAGATCGCTGGCGGAATATCAACCGGTGAATGCAATCGCGCTTCGCCGCGGCATCACAGAGCGGCTTCTGGGGAGTGAACGCTACATCTTCTGATCTGCTTTTACCTCTAGCTCTCAATTGACGTTGCTTTTGAAGTGCCCGGGTAAATCCTACCGTGGCATTGCGGCATGAATAAACACAACGCGGAAGAGAGACTTGCCTGGTTGATAAAGGTTTCTCTGGCTTTGTTAAGATCACGCCAAAGGGTTTCCTCAAATCCGGCATAACGTCTTCTCAGTGATGCGGCGAACTCACCTATTGCTGCTTCAAGTTGCCCGCTAAGAGCAATCACTAATCCAAAGGCGTGACGCTGCCCACGCGACGAGCAAGCTCTGGCGCCTTGATTCGACGGCACGTTTCTTCAAAGTTCGGCCGTGGGCCTTTCCACCGAAGGTCCTCGACCGACTCGAACACCGGCACATCAAGCCGCAGGGTTGCCAATGTGCGAAACAGCAGCGCATCATCCCACGCACTGAATAATGATTCCGATAAAGCGCGGGCTCTCTTGATCGAAGGATGCCAAGCCTGCGAATCCTTGGGAATGTCTTCAAGATGAGGATATTGCGATAAGACAAGCGTAGCGGCTTTCAGCCCCCATCCCGCCACGCCGGGGTAGCCATCCGCACTGTCTCCGACTACAGCGAGATAGTCCGGAATCGACTGCGGCCTGACGCCAAACTTTTCCACCACGCCGGCTTCATCGCGCAGGATGTCGCGCCGTCGATCAAGCTGCACAACTCTGTTGCCGGCGACGCACTGGCCCAGATCTTTATCCGGCGTACAGATCAAAACTTGCTCGACGCGCTCATCGTTGGCAGCTTTGGCAGCGGCCGAAGCAAGCGCATCATCGGCTTCAAAGTAAACTTCCGGCCAGACCTTTACGCCCATGGAGTCAAGCGCTTCTTCAAGGATAGAGAACTGCGACAGCAACTCCGGCGGGACACCTTCACTGGTTTTATAGCCGGGATAAAGCTCATTGCGAAAAGATTCGACAACATGGTCCGTGGCAACGCCCAGATGGGTTGTGCCCTTTTCAATCATCGACACGACGGAAGCGAGAACGCCACGCACCGCGCCGATTTCCTGTCCGCTCGCGTCTGTTGCCGAGGGCACGGCAAAAAAGTGGCGGAACAGTTCGTAGGTGCCGTCGATCAGATAAACATCCATGAAGAAGCGATGTTATATGAACCGCTTGCTTTGTGCTTTGTCGTTACTCGGTTCGCAAGGGCTTTCATGGTCGAAATGGATGCCGCACGGCGGGAAGGAATCACGGCGGCGAAAAATGCTCAGCGATTTGTCTTTGTGCAATCCACGACATGGAGCGGCATCCCGCAGATGTCGCAGCTTGCCGCTGTTCCGCACGGCAGCCTGCTGCTATTTTCGATGAAAGAAAGGATAATATGCTGGCCCACCGGAAAAGAACAATCGCGCTTGTGCTGCTGCTGATTTTCAGTGTTTCCTGGCTGCATGCCTCCGGCAAGAAGATGTGGACAGTCAGTGTCGCCAAATTGGGTTATCGCGGCGATGCCTGGCGGACGATCGTGCGCTGGCGGGGAAACTATATCGTGATCGGTTCGGTCAAGTTCATTCCCGACCCAGAAAAAAACCAGTGCATCGTCTCTTTCGATCCGAAGCAGCCTTTGCTGGTGTTCGATGTTGCGGCCCACAAGCAGGTCCCTGCGGAAGTCCTTGGCAGCCTGGAACAGGAGTGGGAGCCGCCGCACACGCGCAGGCGCTTGCCGTGCTCAGCTGACAAATACGGTATCCCTGAGACCTGGATCCTGCCCTTAACGGATGATCTCGATTACCGTCCTGATTACGAGAAAGACCTCATCACTGTTCTCGATAAGAGTCAAAGAGAGAAATACCGTATTTCACCCGCGCAGTTTGGGTGCTGGAGCGGATGCGTCACTTCCAGCCGGGCGGGAAACAGGTTTGCCATACTCGACAAAGGCCAGACTGTGGGTGGCTGGATCATCCAGCATACGGAAAATCTTGGAGCTGACGACATCTACACTGACAAGAAACGCATTCGGGTCTATGACGCGCAGAACGGCAAAAAGCTTTACCAGGTCTCCTGGTCGGAGCCCACGAATTGCAGGCATGACATTATCGATATGAGTGAGCGGGTCGCGTTCTCCGATGACGGCGATATGCTCGCTATTCTTGACGATGAAGGGGTGCTGCGTGTGGTCCGCATTTCTGAGCAGTAGAGCGTGTCCTTCAATGCCCGGTACAAGGCCCGAATGACGGTTCGCGAGTTTACCACTTAGCGGCTACTCCGTTCTTAGCGCTTTCATCGGCGAAATGGAGACCGCGCGGCGAGCCGGAATCACGGCCGCGAAAAATGCCGAGAACTAGCCCGACGAATACGCGCCTGGACGCTCCAGCAAGCACCATTTGAACCACGTTGATCCGGTCAGCACCCAACTCCATGCGAATGACAATCTCTTGTGTCCGCTGTGCGCCCGTGTAGGCGGTGACGCCGTACAACCCGGACTGCGGCCAACAAAAGGACACGATGCCGAAAAGTCCCGCGAGACTAGCACTCTATTACCATGTTCTTAAGGATATTTACGTAGGACAGTGAATACTTCTGGCCGCTTTCTTCGGAGACTTGACCATGACCGATATCGCCCGGCTGTTTCAAGCATTTCTTGCTCCCGCCATCTTCGTTTCGGCGACTGCCTTGCTGGCGCTCTCAATCAATGTCCGCCTGATGGGTATCGTGAGCCGACTCAGGCAGTATGTGCATGCGCGGCATGATGCCGCCAAAAATGGCCGCCTGCAGGAGGCCGATGCATACACGGCGCAGATCACGCTCATCGAGGAACGCGCAAGTATGATCAGGCGGTGCTTCCTTCTGGTGCTGATTGCCCTTGCCGCGACGCTAGGCTCTTGTCTCCTGCTGGGACTGGGTCTCTACTGGCAGCAGGCCGCGGAAGGAGCAGTGATTATTTTTGTCCTGGCAATGCTCAGCCTGCTGTCAGGAACCTTTTATTACATTCGGGAAGTCAGTGTTTCCTTAAGCTCGGTACGCCTTGAAGCATCCGACTCACGGTTCATGGACCTGGGTTCGCAACCCGAGGTAGGCAGACGCGATCCGCTCTAAATATCTTTTATATCTTTTATTTTTGCCAGATGGCATTGATTTGCGGTGCGGCGATGGCGCTTGCGTCACTATAGTTGGGCGGCGTCATTTACCATTGATATCCTGAGAACTTAAAAACTTTATTTATGGTCAGCCTTAAAGACATACAAAATGCCCGTTTATTGCTCCGCGAAGTCGCGGTGCGTACGCCTCTAGTGCTTTGCAAACTGCCGAATGACCCGCAAATGCAAAAGAACGATCGGCAGATTTTTATCAAGCCGGAAAACCTTCAGCCCGTAGGATCGTTTAAGCTGCGCGGGGCTTACAACAAGATCTCGTCGCTCTCGGCAGAAGAGCGCAAGCGCGGCGTGGTGGCGCATTCCAGTGGCAATCATGCGCAGGGCGTGGCGTTTGCAGCGCGAGCGCTGGGCGTGAAAGCGACGATTGTGATGCCTGCAGCGGCGCCCAAGATCAAGCTGGACGCAACGCGCGCCATGGGCGCTGAAGTTGTTCTGGTGGGGCCAATAAGTGACGATCGCATCAAGAAAGCAGAAGAGCTTGAGCGGGACCGCGGGCTGGTTCCGGTGCCGCCGTATGACGACGAAAAGATTGTGGCCGGACAAGGAACGATCGGACTGGAAATCTTTGAGGACATGGCTGACGTTGAGCTGGTGCTGGTCCCGGTTGGCGGCGGAGGCCTGATCAGCGGCGTTGCCACGGCGATCAAGGAATCGAAGCCCAAAGCCAAAGTGATTGGCGTGGAACCGGAGTTTGCCGCTGACGCGCAGGCCAGTCTGCGATCGGGAAAGATACAGTCCATCTCCGGTGAGAGCGCGGCGCGCACCGCTGCTGATGGGTTGCGGTCACAAAGTATTGGCGAGATTAATTTTGAGCACATCCGCAAATATGTGGATGAAATCATTACGGTGACGGAAGACGAGATCAGGCGGGCGATGCGGCGATTGCTGTTTTCCGCCCGCGTACTGGCTGAGCCCAGCGGCGCTGTGACAACGGCGGCTGCCATGTTTCACGCGGACGAACTTCCCGCAGGCAAGACCGTGGCCGTGCTGACCGGTGGCAACATTGAACCGCAGCTTTTTTCTGACATCATTCTGCAAACCGTGTAAGGTAAACCATGGTGACAAACCGCAAAATATCTGGCTTTTTTTTAGTGGTGGCGCTTGCGGCCGGGGGCGCTTTGCTGTCCAAAGCTTTTGCGGTTGAGCTTTTTGCCGCAGAAAATGAGCACGCGACGCTGATTCGCGAGGAATCGCTGTCTGCTTCAGCCGGTGCGAATGCGCAGAAAACGGCGCAGGTTGGGCGCGGTTCCGCGCTCACGATCCTGGAGCGCAGCCAGGCTGACGGACAGCCTTGGATAAAAATATCCATGGCGGCAGACCAGCAGGCGCAGGTGAGCAGGGAAGTAACGGGCTGGATGCCAGCAAAGGCGATCATTACGCCTTCCACCGCGAGCGGCGACGAAATCATTTTTGGCCAGGCTGTGGATTCTGAACGGCAGGCGGAAGAGCGTGGCGGACGCAAAGGCGCGGCCGACGATGCATGGCGCTTGTACTCGCGCGTGGCGGAACTATTTCCGGGATCGCCGCTGGCTGCGGAAGCCATGTGGCGCGGCGCGGACATACGCTGGCAGTTGGCGAAGACAGACTTCGTCCGATCGGGCAAGCCGATGGAAGAAAAATATTTGAGGGAAGTCATCGCGAAGTATCCGCAGTCAAAGCAGGCGGAGCTGGCCGCGTATGACCTGCTCGAGAGCCAGATGTGCCAGGAGTGGCGCGGGCAGTCCGAGTGTCCTACGAAAGAAGCAGCGGTGTATGAGCAGTATGCGCGTGAGCATCCGCAGTCGCCCAAGGCGGCGGAGGCTTTATATAACGCTGCGTGGCGGCAGGCGTCCCTCACTGATATCTACCGCATTAATAATGATCGCGACAAGAGCGACGTGGCGCGCAAGAAAGGCATTGCGCTGGCGCAGCAGATACAGAGCCAGCAGCAAGACCAGGATTGGAAGACGCGAGCGACCGACCTGATCTACAAGCTGGAAAAGAAAATCCCGATCTATGGCGTGGCCGTGGTGGATACA
The genomic region above belongs to Terriglobia bacterium and contains:
- a CDS encoding acyltransferase, producing MSDFLYKSVESFGSKIKGRPFHLDRSIPLSLLLGLMLRRAIWLMRGVFKLLFLQRRVATVFMAKGVNLRGASLIRFGKGVTLERGVIIDGLMRKGVVLGDNVKIGAYSVIVGAPASNLGEGISMGANSAVDAYSFLGSSGFISIGENVIMGQHVGFHPENHNFDRTDIPIREQGTTRVGIIIEDDVWVGSNAIFLDGAHVGKGCVIGAGSVVRGNIPPYSIAVGVPAKVVRSRMPGEQVPHSGATGAD
- a CDS encoding sterol desaturase family protein is translated as MKNFFRVALSLGVLAGLVLLECKRPLRRDRESKLRRNTRNLAVAALGALTVQLLEAPAVQPLARSVEKRRLGLLKQVHLPRPLEIVTAVLLMDYTLYLWHVLTHRVPFLWRFHAVHHVDLDLDASTALRFHFGELAVSMPYRAAQVLLIGVDTEALSYWQLFLSLSILFHHSNVRLPRRLESALSWFLVTPRMHGIHHSNEPDEANTNWSSGLACWDRIHRTFRLDVPQEEITIGVKGIDTEDRVRLPEILTQPFRNIPEVEAFLRAPEAD
- a CDS encoding acyl-CoA dehydrogenase family protein gives rise to the protein MNFDYTDKVKSLQQRLRAFMEEHIYPNEKRFYQEIENDRWAPTKIIEELKPKARAAGLWNLFLPDDDQGAGLTNLEYAPLCEIMGRSILAPEVFNCSAPDTGNMEVLARYGTPEQKERWLKPLLAGEIRSCFAMTEPAVASSDATNIQASIRREGNEYVLNGRKWWSSGAGDPRCKIAIFMGKTDPTARKHQQQSMVLVPMDAPGVKIERMLTVFGYDHAPHGHGEVNFENVRIPVTNMLLGEGRGFEIAQGRLGPGRIHHCMRCIGVAERALETMCQRVKMRVAFGKPLAEQGTLRADIAQSRMEIEQARLLTLKAAYMMDTVGNKEARAEIAMIKVLAPNVTLRVLDRAIQAHGGAGVSQDTFLAGAWANVRTLRLADGPDEVHLESLAKHELQKGSPRVVKAGVANASD
- a CDS encoding LysR family transcriptional regulator, with translation MHLSQVDLNLFVVLEAIYREGNLTRAGRQLKLTQPAMSHALKRLRELLQDPLFIREGANMVPTPFSRNMINEVRQALQILEVNLYENRNFDPAHTRRNFQIGFWELMESTILPPLAKVLARAAPEISITTLRVKRREIEQELASGTLDLVLDVPITISDNVRQQPLFSDRVVVMARKGHPAVGSGLDLDTYLRQDHVLVSSRRLGPSLVDTELNRLGRKRRIVLRCQHYFAACRVVGETDMLLTIPEHYAQMLNTGFDHRLYPFPLKSLQQLEIHMYWHESAENDPPNRWLREQIKKVVDGIFSEPAPEVRSRARRSEKSRPRPQLMRRSP
- a CDS encoding zinc-dependent alcohol dehydrogenase is translated as MKAAVLHELKKPFVIEEVERPKPGQGEVLIKVEACGVCHSDLHVAEGDWKQFGGITKLPLIVGHEVAGKVVEVGPGVKELKVGDRVGVPWIFWTCGECEFCREGNENLCVKQKITGVTVDGGYAEYIKAPATHATKIPDSVSSVQAAPLFCAGVTVYRAIMQAKPQRGQRLAVFGVGGLGHLAIQIGVHLGLEVSAVDVADDKLELAKTLGAANTFNAATSNVVKEMRRRGSAHIVLVTSGSKAAYDTGFYCVRPTGTLLAVGLPAEICFPPIMMAAGEVNIKASAVGTRKDLEHVLALAAQGKLHCQVATRPLADVNAIFEDMRGGKISGRIVLTM
- a CDS encoding thiolase family protein produces the protein MREAVVVTSSRTALAKSFRGSFNATRPDDLAAHCIKDVLRKTPKLDLSEIEDVILGCGQPHGPQGHNVARVAAMLAGLPSSVAGTTVNRFCSSGLQAIAMAAHQIMHEGVDAAIGGGVESISMAVRDASPNPLLQSTMPGIYMVMGDTAEVVAKRYKVSRQVQDEYSLLSQQRTARAQQEGFFKKEIAPIKVTKSVLDKKTNEVIGKEEVVADKDECNRPDTTLEGLLALKPHFDPTSGQGSVTAGNSSQLSDGASATLLMSRERADQLGIPYQLVFRGFQVSGCNADEMGIGPIFAVPKLLKRAGLKMDDIDIWELNEAFAVQVVYCFHHLGIDPEKLNVNGGSISIGHPFGMTGSRMVGTMANEMERRKHRYGVVTMCVGGGQGAAGLFERAT
- a CDS encoding acyl-CoA dehydrogenase family protein encodes the protein MATTTSIRAFKKGAGFLLEDTPAEEIFTREQLSEEHIAIERTVEEFWANEVEPNLPAIRQKKPGVALEVLRKSARLGLLGISVPEKFGGMEMDLPSVMVVAEVMGRDASYAGWHSAHTGIGSLPILFFGSEQQKEKYLPRLVSGELLAAYALTEPLAGSDALAARTRADLSADGKHYILNGQKMWITNGGAADVFIVFAKVGGEKFTAFIVERAFGGLTSGAEEHKMGIQGSSTTAIYFDNVKVPVENVLGEIGRGHVIAFNILNIGRLKLGPAVMGAAKSILATSIKYAKQRKAFGVAIASFGAMQHKLAEMAIRIFATESMAWRVVGLIQAQLSGAEHGSADSAKVELKAAEEYAAECSMVKVFAAEMLDYVADEGVQIHGGYGFHQDYAVERYYRDARINRLFEGTSEINRLVISGMPLKRAARGLLPLLEAAQKELRDTNRQDESGADPETGLVRNTKRIALFTLGVAHQKHGADLEKHQEVVMSLSDLFMETFAMESTLLRCRNLAANGNSTAKDICQVFLRDAITRMQAASQNVLSACSGNDLEHHMTRLRSLAEYQPVNAIALRRGITERLLGSERYIF